The following proteins are co-located in the Haemorhous mexicanus isolate bHaeMex1 chromosome 30, bHaeMex1.pri, whole genome shotgun sequence genome:
- the TMEM230 gene encoding transmembrane protein 230, with product MMPSRTNLSAGIPSSKVKYSKLSSTDDGYIDLQFKKSPPKIPYKAIALAVVLFMIGTFLIIIGALLLAGYISKGETDRAIPVLIIGILVFLPGFYHLRIAYYASRGYRGYSYDDIPDFDD from the exons ATGATGCCGTCGAGGACCAATCTCTCTGCTGGGATCCCCAGCAGCAAAGTCAAATATTCCAAACTCTCCAGCACTGATGATGGGTACATTGACCTGCAG TTCAAGAagagcccccccaaaatcccctacAAGGCCATTGCACTGGCTGTGGTGCTCTTCATGATCGGGACCTTCCTCATCATCATcggagccctgctgctggcagggtaCATCAGCAAAGGG gagaCCGACCGGGCCATCCCCGTGCTGATCATCGGCATCCTGGTGTTCCTGCCCGGCTTCTACCACCTGCGCATCGCCTACTACGCCTCCAGGGGCTACCGGGGCTACTCCTACGACGACATCCCCGACTTCGACGACTGA